A genomic stretch from Phoenix dactylifera cultivar Barhee BC4 unplaced genomic scaffold, palm_55x_up_171113_PBpolish2nd_filt_p 000051F, whole genome shotgun sequence includes:
- the LOC103716987 gene encoding protein WHAT'S THIS FACTOR 9, mitochondrial, which yields MKKVRLKWVKNRGLDHIIDRDTDIKAACLLKDAIGRSPSGAVLARSLAPLQKPLGLTVPVLRFLRRYPTLFRESPHPRFPSLPAFSLAPASLLLDRLERSALAASLPTAADRLARLLMMSRSRALPLPSLLPLRYDLGLPLDFPSTLVPARRDLFRLSRRPHDGVPLLSLADWPDDLAFSALQSRHQASLSDPSYRDFKKPPDSSSAPLAFPMRFPRGYGSMKKVKAWMEEFHRLPYVSPYEEASGIDPDSDLMEKRVVGVLHELLSLTVHKKTKRNYLRCLREELGLPHKFTRVFTRYPGIFYLSLKCKTTTVVLREGYEKGKLVENHPLARIRDKFYYVMRTGLLYRGKGMAQLVLEEDDVIGGGGDGMEKKMEEDMNHNDDDVDGDHDDGSDEDECCELYASDEESESDDDD from the coding sequence ATGAAGAAGGTGCGGCTCAAGTGGGTGAAGAACCGGGGCCTGGACCACATCATCGACCGGGACACCGACATCAAGGCGGCGTGCCTCCTCAAGGACGCCATCGGCCGCAGCCCCTCCGGCGCCGTCCTGGCCCGTTCCCTCGCCCCGCTCCAGAAGCCCCTTGGCCTCACCGTCCCCGTCCTCCGCTTCCTCCGCCGCTACCCCACCCTCTTCCGCGAGTCCCCCCATCCCCGCTTCCCCTCCCTCCCTGCCTTCTCCCTCGCCCCCGCCTCTCTCCTCCTCGACCGCCTCGAGCGCTCCGCCCTCGCCGCTTCTCTCCCCACCGCCGCCGACCGCCTCGCTCGCCTCCTCATGATGTCCCGCTCCCGCGccctccccctcccttccctcctccctctccgctACGACCTCGGCCTTCCCCTCGACTTCCCCTCCACCCTCGTCCCCGCCCGTCGCGACCTCTTCCGCCTCTCCCGCCGTCCCCACGACGGCGTCCCCCTCCTCTCCCTTGCCGACTGGCCTGACGACCTCGCCTTCTCCGCCCTCCAGAGCCGCCATCAGGCCTCCCTTTCCGACCCCTCCTACCGCGACTTCAAGAAGCCCCCCGATTCCTCCTCCGCCCCTCTCGCCTTCCCCATGCGCTTCCCCCGCGGCTATGGATCCATGAAGAAGGTCAAGGCCTGGATGGAGGAGTTCCACCGCCTCCCCTACGTCTCCCCCTACGAAGAGGCCTCCGGCATCGACCCCGATAGCGACCTCATGGAGAAGCGAGTCGTCGGAGTCCTCCATGAGCTGCTCAGCCTCACCGTCCACAAGAAGACCAAGCGCAACTACCTGCGCTGCCTCCGCGAGGAGCTTGGCCTGCCCCACAAGTTCACCCGCGTGTTCACCCGCTACCCGGGGATCTTCTACCTGTCCCTCAAGTGCAAGACCACCACGGTGGTCCTCCGAGAGGGGTACGAGAAGGGGAAGTTGGTGGAAAACCATCCGCTCGCTCGCATCCGGGACAAGTTCTACTATGTCATGAGGACGGGGCTTCTCTACCGGGGCAAGGGCATGGCGCAGCTGGTACTGGAGGAGGATGATGTGATTGGTGGCGGAGGAGATGGCATGGAGAAGAAAATGGAGGAGGATATGAACcataatgatgatgatgttgatggAGATCATGATGATGGTAGTGATGAGGATGAATGCTGTGAGCTGTATGCATCAGATGAGGAATcggaatctgatgatgatgattga